A single Cupriavidus sp. D39 DNA region contains:
- a CDS encoding 2-dehydropantoate 2-reductase, whose amino-acid sequence MLSTQGSRHKQSLRLGHVQQSFDGVPMRILVLGAGAIGGYYGGRLVQQGADVTFLVRPARRAILERDGLNIRSQYGDFHAPVKTVTKDELSGNWDVVLLTSKAYDLDSAIEAIRPAVGPNTAILPLLNGMEHIDKLNAVFGANRVLGGQAKIIVTLDSDGTIQHLNDWCYIKFGEQSGVMSDRVQALQRAFPQGGVVASAVPDIMRNLWEKLVHLSTVATVTTLLRASVGEIARVPGGTELFYQVLSIHAEVATREGYPMTEAFLAEYRQLFANKESAYVPSILRDLERKSSIEGEHIVGYMLGHTRAHGLDDTVHRICWMNLQAYEVRRATGRL is encoded by the coding sequence ATGCTTTCGACTCAGGGTTCAAGGCACAAGCAGTCATTGCGCCTTGGCCATGTACAACAATCCTTTGATGGAGTCCCTATGCGAATTCTGGTTCTCGGTGCTGGTGCGATCGGAGGCTACTACGGCGGCCGGCTGGTCCAGCAAGGTGCGGACGTCACCTTCCTTGTGCGCCCCGCGCGGCGCGCCATTCTCGAACGCGATGGCTTGAATATTCGCAGCCAATATGGCGATTTCCATGCGCCCGTGAAAACCGTCACGAAGGACGAACTAAGCGGCAACTGGGATGTCGTCCTGCTGACCAGCAAGGCCTACGATCTGGATTCCGCGATCGAAGCCATCCGCCCTGCCGTAGGCCCAAATACCGCCATCCTGCCGCTGCTGAACGGCATGGAGCACATCGACAAGCTCAACGCCGTATTCGGCGCCAACCGCGTGCTCGGCGGCCAGGCGAAAATCATCGTCACACTCGACAGTGATGGAACGATTCAGCATCTCAATGACTGGTGTTACATCAAGTTCGGCGAACAGTCCGGCGTCATGAGTGACCGCGTGCAAGCGCTGCAACGTGCGTTCCCCCAGGGCGGCGTGGTGGCGAGCGCCGTCCCCGACATCATGCGCAACCTTTGGGAGAAACTGGTCCACCTTTCCACGGTGGCCACCGTCACCACGCTCCTGCGCGCAAGCGTCGGAGAGATCGCCCGGGTGCCTGGTGGCACCGAACTCTTCTACCAGGTGCTTTCGATCCATGCCGAGGTCGCCACGCGAGAGGGATATCCGATGACCGAGGCATTCCTTGCGGAGTACCGCCAGTTGTTCGCCAACAAGGAATCGGCCTATGTCCCGTCGATATTGCGCGACCTGGAAAGGAAATCATCGATCGAAGGAGAGCACATTGTCGGTTACATGCTGGGCCACACCAGGGCACATGGGCTGGACGATACCGTGCACCGGATCTGCTGGATGAACTTGCAAGCGTACGAAGTGCGGCGGGCGACGGGAAGGCTCTGA
- a CDS encoding GntR family transcriptional regulator yields MSTRVEIDKRSLDRQAADWIRDAIFSGDLAPGSKLTEISLATQIGLSRSTVRAGMQRLATEGLLIQHAYTGWEVVSLSAEDAWELYTLRSNLEGMAARLAAANIDNAGRKRLHEALADLKSAIADMDRRRIAEADLAFHKTVVALSRHRRLIVQYGLISDPVMLYILMTTKLMEYSEAIYAEHEHMAAAILQGDTTEAEKLAHDYAQMHGEHLVKVLRTQGESQEA; encoded by the coding sequence ATGAGTACTCGCGTTGAAATTGACAAGCGCAGCCTGGACCGACAGGCTGCCGACTGGATCCGGGACGCCATCTTTTCCGGTGATTTGGCGCCTGGCTCAAAGCTCACGGAAATCTCCCTTGCGACGCAAATCGGCCTTTCCCGCTCGACGGTTCGCGCAGGCATGCAGCGCCTGGCTACTGAAGGCCTGCTGATCCAGCACGCGTATACCGGATGGGAAGTCGTATCGCTTTCAGCAGAAGACGCGTGGGAACTCTATACACTGCGCAGTAACCTGGAAGGGATGGCCGCACGGCTAGCGGCCGCAAACATCGACAATGCCGGCCGCAAGCGACTACACGAGGCCCTGGCGGATCTGAAATCCGCCATCGCGGATATGGACCGCAGACGCATCGCTGAGGCCGACCTGGCCTTTCATAAGACCGTCGTTGCGCTGTCACGGCATCGTCGCCTCATCGTCCAGTATGGACTGATCAGCGATCCGGTCATGCTGTACATCCTGATGACCACAAAATTGATGGAATATTCCGAAGCCATCTATGCCGAGCATGAGCATATGGCCGCGGCAATCCTGCAGGGGGACACGACGGAAGCCGAGAAGCTTGCCCATGACTACGCACAGATGCACGGCGAACACCTAGTGAAGGTTCTGCGAACGCAAGGCGAGTCCCAGGAAGCCTGA
- a CDS encoding thioredoxin family protein encodes MRNLIRAILAAAGIAAIYTFGTGAIAESPKVGDQGKAPEFANIDHWLNSEPLTMQQLRGKVVLVDFWTYSCINCVNTLPYVKQWHDKYKDQGLVVVGVHTPEFPFEKSTDNVQAALKRFDIRYPVAQDNMYATWSAFRNQYWPATYLIDANGRIVYQHYGEGQYKETEAEIQKLLAERKAAQMQ; translated from the coding sequence ATGCGTAACCTTATTCGTGCCATCCTGGCCGCAGCCGGCATTGCTGCGATCTATACCTTCGGCACCGGCGCCATTGCGGAGAGCCCCAAGGTGGGCGATCAGGGCAAGGCCCCGGAGTTCGCGAACATCGACCACTGGCTTAATTCGGAACCGCTGACGATGCAGCAGCTGCGCGGCAAGGTAGTGCTGGTGGATTTCTGGACATACTCGTGCATCAACTGCGTGAACACGCTGCCGTACGTCAAGCAGTGGCACGACAAGTACAAGGATCAGGGACTGGTTGTAGTGGGCGTGCACACGCCGGAGTTTCCGTTCGAGAAGTCGACGGACAACGTGCAGGCAGCGCTCAAACGCTTCGACATCCGTTACCCCGTGGCGCAGGACAACATGTATGCAACATGGTCAGCGTTCCGCAACCAGTACTGGCCCGCTACGTACCTGATCGATGCCAACGGCCGCATCGTCTATCAGCACTACGGCGAGGGACAGTACAAGGAGACGGAAGCGGAGATTCAGAAACTCTTGGCGGAACGCAAGGCAGCGCAGATGCAGTAA
- a CDS encoding organic hydroperoxide resistance protein: MTRIEKVLYTGKVHITSGGRDGTARSDDGRLDIELSSPGSKGQGTNPEQLLAAGWSACFIGAIGLAAGKQKIKLPEDLSVDTEVDLGTAGIEYFLQARLRVHIPGIEREVAQALVDTAHRTCPYSKALHGNVHIETVLV; encoded by the coding sequence ATGACCCGCATCGAGAAAGTCCTGTACACCGGCAAGGTCCACATCACGTCTGGCGGCCGCGATGGCACGGCTCGAAGCGATGATGGCAGGCTCGACATCGAACTGTCGTCGCCGGGCAGCAAGGGGCAGGGCACCAACCCGGAGCAACTGCTGGCCGCCGGCTGGTCGGCATGCTTCATCGGTGCCATCGGCCTGGCCGCAGGCAAGCAGAAGATCAAACTACCGGAAGACTTGTCCGTGGATACGGAAGTGGACCTGGGCACTGCGGGCATCGAGTACTTCCTGCAGGCACGCCTGCGCGTGCATATCCCCGGTATCGAACGAGAGGTGGCTCAGGCGCTAGTAGACACCGCGCACCGTACGTGCCCGTACTCGAAGGCGCTGCATGGCAACGTCCATATCGAAACCGTGCTGGTCTGA
- a CDS encoding hydroxyquinol 1,2-dioxygenase: protein MSKNYAKRLVLAVALVAAAAGAEASVLDARDPYLGGARSVQDARDVFSEGAHSATDARDPYAEGARSVQDQRSPYYDGAHTIAGMDRTGLSADPARAVDPYYDGARTIAGMDRTGVSADPARTVDPYLDGAYA from the coding sequence GTGTCCAAGAACTACGCCAAGCGCCTCGTCCTCGCCGTCGCCCTGGTTGCCGCCGCTGCCGGCGCGGAGGCTTCCGTCCTCGATGCCCGTGACCCGTACTTGGGTGGCGCCCGCTCCGTCCAGGATGCCCGCGATGTATTCAGTGAAGGTGCCCATTCGGCGACAGACGCCCGCGACCCGTACGCGGAAGGCGCACGTTCCGTGCAGGACCAGCGCAGCCCGTACTACGACGGCGCACACACCATCGCTGGCATGGACCGCACCGGCCTGTCGGCCGATCCGGCCCGCGCCGTCGATCCGTACTACGACGGCGCCCGCACCATCGCTGGCATGGATCGCACCGGTGTGTCGGCCGATCCGGCCCGCACGGTCGATCCGTACCTCGATGGTGCCTATGCCTGA
- a CDS encoding TolC family protein: MARAQSQFDFTMASVPLLEILIEQSRNRLAVLTDRFPEERDETLLATAPIPETPPTLNIPPPRDLLRRRPDVRVAERTLAAFTADIGVATADLYPQISVSALAGYVSPVFSGIGQSRYDTFTIVPGIRWALFDLHTVRARIQASDARQQGALASFERIVLGALEDAENSLYGYGRQLARRRSLESNAQAADRAAVLARQRYRDGAASFLDVLDSERSLLTAQDQLAQTQQDTALALVAVFTSFGGGWEAFEVGKDGVSDSSTALPHQPSETAPGSEGKPSFAR; encoded by the coding sequence GTGGCGCGCGCGCAGTCCCAGTTCGACTTCACCATGGCTTCGGTGCCGCTGCTTGAGATTCTAATCGAGCAGTCCCGCAACCGCCTGGCCGTGCTGACCGACCGCTTTCCCGAGGAGCGCGACGAGACGCTGCTGGCAACGGCGCCGATCCCCGAGACGCCGCCCACATTGAATATCCCGCCACCCCGGGATCTGCTGCGACGCCGTCCCGACGTACGTGTCGCGGAACGGACGCTGGCGGCATTTACCGCCGATATCGGCGTGGCAACCGCCGATCTCTATCCGCAGATATCGGTGTCGGCGCTGGCGGGCTATGTATCTCCGGTTTTCTCGGGCATCGGGCAGTCGCGCTATGACACCTTCACGATCGTGCCGGGTATTCGCTGGGCCTTGTTCGACCTGCATACCGTGCGCGCACGCATCCAGGCGTCGGACGCCCGGCAGCAGGGCGCCCTGGCGAGCTTCGAGCGAATCGTGCTCGGCGCGCTCGAAGATGCCGAGAATTCGCTATACGGCTACGGCAGGCAACTGGCGCGGCGGCGCTCGCTGGAATCCAACGCGCAGGCGGCGGATCGCGCCGCGGTGCTGGCGCGCCAGCGCTATCGGGACGGCGCGGCCAGCTTCCTGGACGTGCTGGATTCAGAGCGGTCCCTGCTGACCGCGCAGGACCAGCTGGCGCAGACGCAGCAGGACACCGCGCTGGCGCTGGTGGCGGTGTTCACGTCGTTCGGCGGCGGGTGGGAAGCCTTCGAGGTGGGAAAGGATGGCGTGTCAGATTCAAGCACTGCATTACCGCACCAGCCGTCAGAGACGGCGCCAGGCTCGGAGGGCAAGCCGAGTTTCGCGCGCTGA
- a CDS encoding TolC family protein, which yields MASARRTGCALALASALVSALPGCAVGPDYKQPDTPLPELLISAPDASVAGQPEVRWWDSLGDPTLTRLIEQAVRRSPSIRIAQARIDEARADYRIFFYDYFPHGQVEASFERQEQSTATLSPGQPRIGNFYSVAATANWEIDVVGRTRRSVEGAAARVQASEASLHDVQVSLIAEVARSYVTLRGSQRRFLLAVQNAQTQRRRCSSPRTAWRPGAGMRWTWRARSPSSTSPWLRCRCLRF from the coding sequence ATGGCTAGCGCGCGACGCACGGGTTGCGCATTGGCGCTGGCCAGCGCGCTGGTGTCGGCCCTGCCCGGCTGCGCCGTCGGCCCGGATTACAAGCAGCCGGACACGCCATTGCCCGAGCTGTTGATCAGCGCGCCAGATGCATCGGTGGCCGGACAGCCCGAGGTCCGCTGGTGGGATAGCCTCGGCGACCCCACGCTGACCCGCCTGATCGAGCAAGCCGTGCGCAGGAGCCCTTCGATCAGGATTGCGCAAGCCCGTATCGACGAGGCACGGGCCGACTACCGGATCTTCTTCTACGATTATTTCCCGCATGGCCAGGTGGAGGCTTCGTTCGAACGACAGGAGCAGTCGACGGCCACGCTGTCGCCGGGGCAGCCGCGGATCGGCAATTTCTATTCAGTTGCCGCCACCGCCAACTGGGAAATCGACGTGGTCGGACGTACCCGCCGCTCGGTGGAAGGGGCAGCGGCGCGCGTGCAAGCGAGCGAGGCCAGCCTGCACGATGTCCAGGTTTCCCTCATCGCGGAGGTAGCCAGGAGCTACGTGACGCTGCGCGGCTCGCAGCGGCGCTTCCTGCTAGCGGTGCAGAACGCGCAGACCCAGAGGAGACGCTGCAGCTCACCCAGAACCGCCTGGAGGCCGGGCGCGGGAATGCGCTGGACGTGGCGCGCGCGCAGTCCCAGTTCGACTTCACCATGGCTTCGGTGCCGCTGCTTGAGATTCTAA
- a CDS encoding efflux RND transporter permease subunit: MRFGHFFIDRPVFAWVIAIMTVVVGIVAMLRLPITQYPDIAPPTVSITTSYPGANASVVAETVAQPIEEQVNGVEDMLYMSSTATNSGGLTITVTFRSGTDVDRAQVLVQNRVALAQPRLPPEVVRQGIDVRKRSPDLATVFFLYSPKGTYDVAYLSNYALLQIRDELARIRGVGDVQLFGAREYSIRVWLDPAKVSARDLTPSDVATAIREQNVQVAAGRLGQAPKARADNSFELVLTVEGRLTDATEFADIVLKTGADGQVVRLRDVARVELGARDYGRFSLFSGKNAIAIPTYFTPGANALETHKAMIAKMESLKAAFPNDIAYDVYDTIPFIEQSIEAVIHTLLEAIVLVVLVVVVFLQTWRASLIPLLAVPVSLVGTFAAMAAFGFGLNSLTLFGLVLAIGIVVDDSIVVVENMERHLAEGMDAKQAAYRTVDEVGVAVIGIAVVLTAVFVPSAFITGISGEFYRQFAITLAVAELISAFNSLTLAPALGAMLLRPHGAKKDFVQRGIDGAFGWFFTRFNKVFDKAGNGYGSLSGKLIRMPLLIAVLYLGLVALTALGFKSVPNGFVPTQDKGYFVVAVKLPDGASLDRTSVLMRQASDALLKIPGVIKVPMFAGVDIFNGFSDSSSAGVLFPILGEFENRAGKAQSADAIRADAMRTLSTITGAFIAAFPPPPVSGIGNVGGLKLQVQDRGAEGLQALQKATDGLIGKVATEPGFAGAFTTFRNSVPTIRLDVDRTKAKSQDVPLANVFDSLQAYLGSLYVNDFTRFGRNYRVYLQADAEYRMEPEQVGQLRTRNMRGDMLPLSTLVTARVDSGPEVVNHYNMYTSADINAVTLPTTSSGQGIAAIERLAKENLPAGFSIEWTELALQEKLAGNSALFIFPLSVLIVYLALAALYESWAIPIAIVLVAPLSLLASIGAVWLAGGDNNIFTQIGFLVLLALGAKNAILIVEFARQLEEDGTATFEAAVEAAKLRLRPILMTSFAFIFGVLPLVTSKGAGAEMRKALGIGVFGGMIGVTIFSLVLTPVVYVAIRRLSARRSKPSAPTVPAAPAEEGGHG, encoded by the coding sequence ATGCGCTTCGGCCATTTCTTCATCGATCGGCCCGTGTTTGCCTGGGTCATCGCGATCATGACGGTGGTGGTCGGGATCGTGGCGATGCTGCGCCTGCCAATCACGCAGTATCCCGACATTGCGCCGCCGACGGTCAGCATTACCACGTCCTATCCCGGTGCCAATGCCTCGGTTGTCGCGGAGACCGTGGCGCAGCCGATCGAGGAGCAGGTCAACGGCGTGGAAGACATGCTGTACATGTCCTCGACGGCCACCAACAGCGGCGGCCTGACCATCACGGTGACTTTCCGCTCCGGTACCGACGTGGACCGTGCGCAGGTGCTGGTGCAGAACCGCGTCGCGCTGGCGCAGCCGCGGCTGCCGCCGGAAGTGGTGCGCCAGGGCATCGACGTGCGCAAGCGCTCGCCGGACCTTGCCACCGTGTTCTTCCTCTATTCGCCGAAGGGTACGTACGACGTTGCCTACCTCAGCAACTATGCGCTGCTGCAGATCCGCGACGAACTGGCGCGGATACGGGGCGTGGGCGATGTGCAGTTGTTTGGCGCGCGGGAGTACTCCATCCGCGTGTGGCTCGATCCGGCCAAGGTTTCCGCGCGGGACCTGACGCCCTCCGACGTGGCCACCGCCATCCGCGAGCAAAACGTGCAGGTGGCGGCGGGCCGGCTCGGCCAGGCGCCGAAGGCCAGGGCCGACAATAGCTTCGAGCTGGTGCTGACGGTGGAGGGCCGCCTCACCGATGCCACGGAGTTCGCCGACATCGTGCTCAAGACCGGCGCCGACGGGCAGGTGGTGCGGCTGCGCGATGTCGCGCGCGTGGAGCTGGGGGCCAGGGACTACGGCCGGTTCTCGCTGTTCTCCGGCAAGAACGCCATCGCCATTCCAACCTACTTCACCCCGGGCGCCAATGCGCTCGAGACGCACAAGGCGATGATCGCCAAGATGGAATCGCTCAAGGCCGCCTTCCCAAACGATATTGCCTACGACGTCTACGATACGATTCCTTTTATCGAGCAATCCATCGAGGCCGTGATCCACACCCTGCTGGAAGCCATCGTGCTGGTGGTCCTGGTGGTGGTGGTGTTCCTGCAGACCTGGCGGGCCTCTCTGATCCCGCTGCTGGCCGTGCCGGTATCGTTGGTCGGCACGTTCGCCGCGATGGCCGCGTTCGGCTTCGGTCTTAACAGCCTCACGCTGTTCGGCCTGGTGCTGGCGATCGGCATCGTGGTGGACGATTCCATCGTGGTGGTGGAGAACATGGAGCGGCACCTGGCGGAGGGCATGGATGCCAAGCAAGCCGCTTACCGGACAGTTGACGAAGTCGGCGTGGCGGTCATAGGCATTGCCGTGGTGCTCACCGCCGTGTTCGTGCCGTCGGCTTTCATCACCGGCATCAGCGGCGAGTTCTACCGGCAGTTCGCCATCACGCTGGCGGTCGCCGAGCTGATTTCCGCCTTTAATTCGCTGACCCTGGCACCGGCCCTGGGAGCCATGCTGCTGCGCCCGCACGGCGCCAAGAAAGACTTCGTCCAGCGCGGCATCGACGGCGCGTTCGGCTGGTTCTTCACCCGCTTCAACAAAGTCTTCGACAAGGCGGGCAACGGTTATGGCAGCCTTTCCGGCAAGCTGATCCGCATGCCGCTGTTGATCGCCGTGTTGTATCTGGGGCTGGTGGCGCTGACCGCGCTTGGCTTTAAATCCGTGCCCAACGGCTTCGTGCCGACGCAGGATAAGGGCTACTTCGTCGTCGCGGTCAAGCTGCCGGACGGCGCGTCGCTGGACCGTACATCGGTACTGATGCGCCAGGCATCCGACGCGCTGCTGAAGATTCCGGGCGTGATCAAGGTGCCCATGTTTGCCGGCGTGGACATCTTCAACGGGTTCAGCGATTCGAGCAGCGCCGGGGTGCTGTTCCCGATCCTGGGCGAGTTCGAGAACCGCGCGGGCAAGGCCCAGTCCGCCGATGCCATCCGCGCCGACGCAATGCGCACGCTGTCCACAATTACCGGCGCCTTTATCGCGGCCTTCCCGCCGCCGCCGGTGAGCGGCATCGGCAATGTCGGCGGCCTCAAGCTGCAGGTGCAAGACCGCGGCGCAGAGGGCCTGCAGGCGCTGCAGAAGGCCACCGACGGGCTGATCGGCAAGGTCGCCACCGAGCCGGGGTTCGCGGGGGCCTTCACCACCTTCCGCAACAGCGTGCCCACCATTCGCCTGGACGTGGACCGCACCAAGGCAAAGTCCCAGGACGTGCCGCTCGCCAATGTCTTCGACTCGCTGCAGGCCTACCTGGGCTCGCTTTACGTCAATGATTTCACGCGGTTCGGCCGCAACTACCGGGTCTACCTCCAGGCCGACGCCGAATACCGCATGGAGCCCGAGCAGGTGGGCCAGCTCCGTACCCGCAATATGCGCGGCGACATGCTACCGCTGAGCACGCTGGTGACGGCGCGCGTGGACAGCGGACCCGAGGTGGTGAACCACTACAACATGTACACCTCTGCCGATATCAACGCGGTGACGCTGCCGACGACCTCCAGCGGCCAGGGCATTGCCGCGATCGAGCGGCTGGCCAAGGAAAACCTGCCCGCCGGGTTTTCCATCGAATGGACCGAGCTGGCCCTGCAGGAAAAACTGGCCGGCAACAGCGCGCTGTTCATCTTTCCGCTAAGCGTGCTGATCGTCTACCTTGCGCTCGCGGCCTTGTATGAAAGCTGGGCGATTCCGATTGCCATCGTGCTGGTCGCGCCGCTGTCGCTGCTGGCGTCGATCGGCGCGGTGTGGCTTGCGGGCGGAGACAACAATATCTTCACGCAGATCGGTTTCCTGGTGCTGCTCGCGCTGGGCGCCAAGAATGCAATCCTCATCGTGGAATTCGCCCGCCAGCTCGAGGAGGACGGCACGGCCACGTTCGAGGCTGCCGTGGAGGCGGCCAAGCTGCGGCTAAGGCCGATCCTGATGACTTCCTTTGCGTTTATCTTTGGCGTGCTGCCACTGGTAACGTCCAAAGGCGCCGGAGCAGAGATGCGCAAGGCGCTCGGCATCGGGGTGTTCGGGGGGATGATCGGGGTGACCATATTCAGCCTGGTGCTGACACCGGTGGTGTATGTGGCGATACGACGGCTATCGGCTCGCCGCAGCAAGCCTTCGGCGCCAACCGTTCCTGCCGCGCCAGCGGAGGAGGGTGGTCATGGCTAG
- a CDS encoding efflux RND transporter periplasmic adaptor subunit, protein MRCRPVVCTWIPLLLLGCALSSCSRQAAPPPAPPAPKVSVAQPIGRTVVDFDEFNGRVDAVETVQLRARVSGYLQKVNFHEGEIVKQGDVLVTLDREPFGVEMERLAAEVRRATSALALARNNQERGERLVATNAISQEEFDTISKQRDQSEANLAAARASLRSAQLNYEYTQVRAPITGRVGRALVTQGNLITGGLANGTLLTTIVSQDPIYVLFDADENAFLRYEKLAVAGTRTSGREGKKKVLLALGDETEFTREGVMDFVDNRIDPGTGTIKARGVFENKAGRILTPGMFARIRLPGSGEYAALLIEDRAVMTDLGRRIVFTVDASNTVVVKPVEIGPMNQGLRIVRSGLGKDDLVIVDGLQRARPGVKVTPTKGAMQPLKLVVAQPGPGDQAK, encoded by the coding sequence ATGCGATGCCGGCCGGTAGTGTGTACGTGGATCCCGCTGCTTCTTTTGGGATGTGCGCTTTCCTCGTGCTCCCGGCAAGCGGCTCCACCTCCGGCGCCGCCTGCACCCAAGGTCTCTGTCGCGCAGCCGATCGGGCGGACGGTGGTTGACTTCGATGAGTTCAACGGCCGTGTGGACGCGGTAGAAACGGTCCAGCTACGGGCCCGCGTGTCCGGCTACCTGCAGAAAGTCAATTTCCACGAAGGCGAGATCGTCAAGCAGGGCGATGTGCTGGTCACGCTGGATCGCGAGCCGTTCGGCGTGGAGATGGAACGCTTGGCCGCGGAAGTACGCCGCGCGACTTCCGCCCTTGCGCTGGCGCGCAACAACCAGGAGCGCGGCGAGCGGCTCGTGGCCACCAACGCCATCTCGCAGGAAGAATTCGACACCATCAGCAAGCAAAGGGACCAGAGCGAGGCCAACCTCGCCGCCGCCCGGGCGAGCCTGCGCTCGGCCCAGCTCAACTACGAGTACACCCAGGTGCGCGCGCCAATCACGGGCCGCGTGGGCCGGGCGCTGGTCACGCAGGGCAACCTGATCACCGGCGGCCTAGCCAATGGCACCCTGCTGACCACGATCGTCAGCCAGGACCCCATCTACGTTTTATTCGATGCCGACGAGAACGCCTTCCTGCGCTATGAAAAGCTCGCGGTGGCAGGCACGCGTACGAGCGGTCGGGAGGGCAAGAAGAAGGTGCTGCTTGCGCTCGGCGACGAGACCGAGTTCACGCGTGAAGGCGTCATGGATTTTGTCGATAACCGTATCGACCCAGGCACGGGCACCATCAAGGCGCGCGGCGTATTCGAGAACAAGGCGGGCCGCATTCTCACGCCGGGCATGTTCGCCCGCATCAGGCTGCCGGGCAGCGGCGAGTACGCCGCGCTGCTGATCGAGGACCGCGCGGTGATGACCGACCTGGGGCGCCGTATCGTCTTCACAGTCGATGCCAGCAATACCGTGGTCGTGAAACCGGTAGAGATCGGGCCGATGAACCAAGGCCTGCGCATTGTCCGCTCGGGCCTGGGCAAGGACGACCTGGTCATCGTGGATGGCCTGCAGCGTGCCAGGCCAGGCGTCAAGGTGACCCCGACCAAGGGCGCCATGCAGCCGCTCAAGCTGGTCGTTGCCCAGCCGGGCCCCGGTGACCAGGCCAAATAG